The DNA region TTCGGGAATCACGGTTCCGCCGAGCGTGAACTCTTCGGTGCTGTAGCGGAACGTCGCGATCCCGACAGGCGAGTCGAAGCGCAGCAACTCGTCCAGCGCACTCCCGAGCAGTTGCGGCTCGGCCCTCAACCGCCCGAGTGACTCCGGGTGTTGGAGAAGGGCCAGGGCCGCGTTGCCAATGAAGTTGGTGGTGGTCTCGTGGCCGGCCACGAGCAGGAGCACGGCGAGCGACACGAGTTCGTCCTCGGTCAACTGGTCCTGGCCGTCTCGTACGGCGATGAGGTCGTCGAGCAGACTCTCACCGGGCGAACTGCGTCGGGAGGCGACGAGGTCGGTCATGTAGCCGCCGATGGCATGTGAGGCGGCGTCGATCCCTCGGGGGTCTCCGGCGGCGAACAGATCGCTCGACCAGGTACGCACGAGCCGACGGTCGGACTCGGGTACCCCCAGCATCTCGCAGATGACGGTGACCGGCAGAGGGACGGCGAGGCTCTCGACGAGGTCCACCGGTCCGCGGCCCGGCCAGGCGTCGAGCAACTCGTCGGCCAGGCCGGCGATATAGGGGCGCATCCGTGCGACGGCCCCGGTGGTGAACGCCTTCGTCACCAGAGCCCGCAGCCGTGCGTGCCGCGGAGGGTCGGTGGCGAGCATGTTCTGGGAGACGGCCGGATGGAGATCCCGCTGCGACGGCCGGTCGGCGAAGAACCGCACGGTGTTCTTCGAGAGCCGAGGATCCGCGAATGCCTCCCGGGCCTCCGCGTAGCCCGTGACCAGGTAGCTGTAGCGCCCACCTGAACCGGTGGCCACCTTCCGCACCGGCGCCGCGTCTCGCAGCCACGCGTAGGCCGAGTACGGATCTGCGAAGAACCGCGGGTCCTGCAACGGGTCGGTCACGCTTGCGGCTCCATTCCCGAAGGTGTCGGTTCGTCAGTGACGGTACGTGCGATCTTGCCCTGGGCGAAGGCGGGGGCGATGGCAGTGGCGTGGGGGAAGGCCGGTCCTCTTCGCGTGTACGAGGCTGTCACCGACTTGGTGCGAACACACAATCTCGCCCGCCGAGGGATAGCCGCGGGTGGCTCATCGCGTCGTGATGGTTGCGAGAAGGGGAGGGTCGATGGAGGCCACAAGTCACGACGAGTTCCGGGAGTTCGTAGCGATGCGCTCCACCGCGCTGCTGCAGCTCGCGGTGCTGCTCACCGGCGGGGACCGGCACGCCGCGGAGGATCTGCTGCAGATTGCGCTGATGAAGGCCTACGGGCGCTGGGCTCACATCGAGCAGCCCGAGGCGTACATCCGGCAGGTCATGTACCGCCAGCAGGTCAACCGCTGGCGGCTGCGCAGGCACCGCGCCGAGACGACGGTGCCCGTGCTGCCCGAGTCCGGCAGCGACGCCGGTACCGAGTCGGACTCCGAGCTGCGGATCGCGCTGTGGGCGGCGCTCGGAAAACTGACGAAACGGCAGCGGGCCGTGGTCGTACTGCGCTACTTCGAGGACCTGCCGGAGGCCGAGGTCGCGGCACTGCTGAGATGCCCGGTCGGCACGGTGCGCAGTACGGCGTACCGGTCGCTCGCCAAGCTCCGGACGCTCGTACCGGAGCTCGGGCCCGAAGGGCCGCCGGAACAGGTGCAGTCGCTCAGTTACACGCCGAAGGAGGTCCAGGGATGACGACGGAGCAGGTGGAGAAGAAGGTCCGGGAGACACTGCGCTCGGTCGCCCTGGACCGGGTGCGGGCGCCTGGGGACCTGGCCGAGAAGGTGGTGCGGCGGCGCAGTCGGCGTCGCTTCTCGCAGGCCGCGGGGGCGGCGGTGGCCGTTGCCGCGATCAGCGTGGGGGCGGTGTTGGGCTTCGGGGGCGGCGGTGCTGCCGAGCATGACCGGCCGGTACGCCCGGCGGTGTCACCGGAGGGCTGGAAGCCGTGGCAGAGCGACATCCAGGGTGCCGGCGAGCGGGGCTGCCTGGTGGAGGGCTCCGCGCTGTACTGCAGCGGGTCCAAGTACGACGCCGCGAAGTTCGACGCCAACACCGGCGAGCGGCTGTGGACTGTCAAGGTCAATCGCGAAGGCGACGGGATCGACCACCCCTTCGCCGTGCGCGACGGCGTGGTGTACGCCTACCGCAATCACACCGCGGACAAGGAGCCGAACGGGGACTACATCGGCGGTACCGATCTGATGGCGGTGGACGCCGACAACGGCGAGGTGCTGTGGACGGCCGAGATGCCGCAGGACGACCGCACCGACCAGGCCGCCATGCTCATCGACGGCGCGGTACTGGCCAACACCCCTTCGCTCCGCACGATGTCGGCCCTCGATCCGCTGACCGGTGAGGAGAAGTGGCGACACACGTGGGACAAGGGCATCATGTGTCAACGGGCAGTGCTGAGCGGGGTGCCCTATCTCCTGTGCGGTCAGGACACCGAGGAGCCGGGCGACACCGACGTCTTCCGTCTCGATCCCGCCACCGGAAGCGCCGAGAAGGTCATGACCATGCCCGGCAGGCAGCAGCTCGTCGGGACCTCGGGCGACCGGATGGTCCTGATCGCAGCGAAGAACGTGGGCGACAAGGACCTGCGGCTGACCACCGTCAGCGGCTCCGGGAAGCAGACCTCGCACTCCTACCGGATCGAGGGAGAGCCGGCCAACTCGGACATCGTCGGTGATCTTCTGATCTCGGTGTCCTGGCAGGGCAAGGTCTCGGCCTACTCGCTGACCTCGGGAAAGACCCTGTGGACCGGCCCAGTGGGCGTCAGGATGCCCGACAAGGAGACGTCGACGGGCCTCGCGGCCCCCGTGGTGTCGGCGAGCCAAGGGGTCGTGTACTTCGTCGGCCCGACCGGAGACCTGTCCGGCCTCGACTTGCGCACGGGTGAGCAGGTCTGGCGCGGCCACGCCGACACCGGCAAGCAGAAGCCGGGGCCCTCCTTCGGGAACCCGCCCCAACTCCTGCTCTACGAGGATGCGCTGATCGCCCGGAACGGCAGCGGGATCGTCTCCCTCCTGCCTCAGATCAGGGACTGACCCCAAGGCCCCTCGGCCGGGGCGGCAACGCTGCCCCGGCCGACGGCACCCACGCAGCCACACTGCGACCACCCGCCCTCCAGGAACGCGGGAACCCGCCCTCTCACAAGCGGGAGAACGACCTCCGACCTGCAGAAAAAGCTGGTCGGGACGACAGACTCTGAACCGGCGCCTCCATGCCCCCCAGCGCCGAGCAGTCTCGTCAAGGCCGGACGGCTCTTCCACCGGAGGTCGGCGAGCCCCGACGGCCCACTCTGGTGGTTGCCCCGGTGCGCGGCCTCGGGGTCAGTGCCGCGCGCAGCGCCGGGGTGAGGATGCGGCGGGTCTCGGAGGGGGTGAGGGCGGCGAGGGTCGGGAGGGGGTTGAGGTAGCGGGTGTAGATGAGGCCGCCGAGGATCGTCACCACGGCCGTGGCGCGGGCGGTTGCGTCCCGGCCGCCGAGAAATTCAACAAGCCGGGCCAGCAGCTCGCGTTCCAGGTATTCACGAATCACCTCAGCGGCCTCCTCACCCTGGGTGGTGAGCTGTACGAAGTCCGCGTCCTCCCACAGGTTCGTCACCGCGTCGATCAGACGGTCGGGGAGAGTGGCCGGGTCGCCGCCGAGGACGTCGTCCACCGCCAGCGCATTGGCGCACTGGAACTGCATCACGTCCGCGAACAGGCTCTTCTTCGAGCCGAAGTGGTACGCGATCAGCGCCGGGTCGACGCCTGCGGCCCCGGCCACCGCGCGCAGAGTGGTGCCCCGGTAGCCGCGCTCCAGGAAGAGCGCCCGGGCCGCCGAGACGATCGACTCGCGGGTCGGTGGGTTGCCGCGGGGGCGGCCTCGGAGGCGGGCGGTGACAGGGGCGGAGTTATTCATCAGCGTTGAGCCTCCTTTTCGTGATCGGCACAGTCAAGGGCGTTCCTGCAACCACACGAAGGGATGACCCGACGCCATGCGTATCGCAGTCTTCGGTGCCAATGGACCGACCGGCCGCCACCTCACCGACCAGGCCCTCGCTGCCGGCCACGAGGTCGTCGCCGTGACTCGCCGACCCGGCTCCCTCTCCACGCGGCCCGGTCTCACCGTGGCCGACGCCGACGCCACCGACCCGGCGGCTGTCGACGCCGCGATCAGGAGGACGGACGCCGTCCTCTCCGTATTGGGCGCGCGCTTCAGCAAGGAGACCATCAGCACGTACTCGGCGAGCGCCACGGCCATCACCGGGGCCATGGCTCGCCACGGCATCAAGCGGTTGCTCGCCGTGAGCTCCAGTGTCGCTGACCCGCACTGGCGTCCCACGGGCGCGCACTTCTTCAATCATGTGCTCGACCCGCTGGTGAACCGACGCCTCGGCCGTACCCTCCACGAGGACATGCGCCGCATGGAGGCCGTGATCCGTCAGACGAACCTCGACTGGACCTTCGTCCGGCCCTCAGGCCTCTTCGAGCACCCCGTCGTCACGGACTATCACACCGACGAGGCCAGTGCCGACGGTGTCTTCACCGCCCGTGCCGACCTCGCCTCGAGCATGCTGCGCGAGTTGGAGGAGCGGCGGTACGTCCGTACGGCCATGGGTGTCGTCACCACGGCCGTGAAGCCGAACATCGCCAAGCTGATCTGGAACGAGGGCGTGAAGAAGAAGTGAGCCGGGCGACCGTCGAACTCCCGCCCACCACAAGGGTGTTCCTCACTCGCCCCCACACCGCCACCCTCACCACGCTCCGCCCTGACGGCACCCCGCATGTCACCCCTGTCCGCTTCACCTTCGACCCGGTCACCGGCCTGGCCCGGGTGACCACCCGGGCGGGAGCGCGCAAGGCCCGGAACGTCGCGGTGGGCGGCCCGACGGCCTGTGTCGCGCTCTGCCAGGCGGACGGCTTCCGCTGGGTCACCCTCGAAGGCCGGGCCACCGTCACCGACGACCCCGCGAGCCTGGCCGAGGCGATCCGCCGCTACACCGTCCGCTACCGCGCGGCCCCGCCCGCCCCGCCGGACCTGGTCGTCGTCGAGATCGCCCTCGACCGAGTCCTGAGCCTCAACCTCTGAATCCCCCTCGAAGAAAGCGTAGGAACTCCGCCGTGCCCATCCTCCCCGTCCTCGACTCCACTCTCCACTACCGCGAGTCCGGCGACCCCGACGGTCTGCCGTTCGTCTTCCTCCACGGCAACCCCACCTCCTCCCACCTGTGGCGGAACGTCCTGCCGGGTGTGGCCGCGCCCGGCCGCCGCCTGCTCGCCCCCGATCTCATCGGCATGGGCGACTCCGGAAAACCCGAGCTCGCCTACTCCTTCGACGACCACGCCCGCTACCTCGACGCCTGGTTCGACGCCCTGGGCCTTGCCGAGGCCGTCCTCGTCGGCCACGACTGGGGCGGCGCGCTCGCCTTCGACCGCGCCGCCCGTCTCCCGGGCCGCGTCCGCGGCCTCGCCTTCACCGAGACGATCGTCAAGCCGCTGGTTGGCGACGAACTCCCTTCGGCCGGACGGGAGTTGTTCATCCTCCTGCGCACCCCCGGGGTGGGCGAGGAGATGATCCTGGAGAAGTCCATGTTCATCGAAGGGCTCCCGGACACGCTCGCCACTCCGCTCGACCCTGCCGACCTGGAGGTCTACCGCCGTCCCTTCCCGACACCGCACAGCCGCCGCCCGGTACTGGCGTGGACGCGCATGATGCCGCTGGACGACGAGCCCGCCGACATCGTGGCCCGCGTCGAGCACTACGACGCCTGGCTGGCCGCCAGCCCCGAAGTCCCCAAACTGCTCGCCGCGTTCGTACCCGGCCCGGGCGCGATGACCGACCAAGGGGCCGTGGCCTGGTGCGAGGAGAACATCGCCGGCCTGGAGGTCTCCCGCCACGGCCTCGCCGGCCACCACTCCCCGGAGGACCGCCCCGAGGAACTGGCCGCAGCGATCAACGCCTGGGCCGACCGCCACGGTCTGGCACGCCAGTAGGCGTCCTCGACCACAACGCACGCAGACAACTTCAGGCATCAACGCGACCCGACTCCACGATCTGACACACGGGCTGCTCAACGCCACGCCATCGCGACCCCGCCGGAAGTGTCCTGGAGGGCGCGGAACGCGTCGAAGAACACCGGGTTGTGAGCCCTGGCGCCGTTCGCGGAAGGCTGGACGACGAGGTTGGCGTACAGGCTGTTCAGCAGCCACGGCATCTTCGTCGGCCCGATGTCGCGGACCATGGCGGGCTGCTGGAGCGCGCCGTAGGTCGCCACGGCCAGCCGTCCCGTGGCGCGGAACTGCCGCACCTGGTTGGTCAGGTAGTCCTTGCGGGATGCGAACCACGGGCTGTTCATCAGCAGATCGCGCCACCGCTGCTGCGAGACGGAGTCCGCGGCGGCGTCCCGTACCTCCTGCCACACCGGGGGGCCGGCCGTCACCCCGTAGCGACTGGCGTACACGGCGGGCACCGGGTCGCTCCAAGTCCATCGCGCTGGTGCCCGGCTGTGGAAGGGGCGTGGTCCGGTAGGGGAATTTCAGCGACAGTACGGTGCCGTGGCCGGCGCCGGCGAACGACAGCAGGGCCCTGATCGCAGGTTGCCGGGGTGCCTCCACACTGTCCAGTTCGGGCATCGCGACGAAGCCGCGCACCCACTTGGTGCGCAGGTCGTCCAGCACCGAGGCGGCCATGCCGCGCGGCTCCTCGTTGAAGTTCGCGCCGAGCACGTTCTCCGGGGCCGCGGGACGCGTCCGGTACCCGGCGTAGCTGCCCGAACCGCCGGAGCCACTGCCGCCGGCACCGCTGCCTCCGGAGCCGCCGGCTCCGACTCCGACCCCGTCCGACCGGCACCCCGCGAGCAGCAGTGCGCCACCGCCGGCTAGGCCGAGGAGCCTCCGACGACTGGCGCTGGTGTCCCTTTCCCATACCTCCGCTCGCACGGTCAGCCGCCGGCCCGTTGGTTCCGCCGGCGCCGGACGTAGAGGCGGTTGCCCTCCGGTCCCGTCCACTCCAGGCGGACGACGCCCGGGACGGCGGCGCTCGCGACGCGGGACGGGTGGGACCAGTATCCGGCGACCGGGTTGCGGAAGAACGTGGCCCAGAGGCCACCCTCGTGGTCGGCGAAGAAGTTGTTGTGGCCCGCGCCGACGCCCGCGGTCCACCGCCGGGAGTACGGGCCCTCGAAGCGGTCGGCGACGGCGACGACCGCGTCGTACTGGTACTGCGTGCGGCCGGTGCCCGGCGGGTCGTAGGCGTAGCGCATGCTGCGCACCAGGCGCCACAAGCTGGTCGTCAACCCCGAGTCGCACAACGAGCTGTACGACCTGCGGACCGACCCGCACGAGCTCCTCAACCGCTACGACCACCCCGAACTCCGGTACGTACGCACGCAGTTGATGCACCGCCTGTACCGCCTGCTACGGGACCGCGGCGACAACTTCTTCCACTGGATGACACCCATGTACGACGTGCCGACCGACCACGACACCACCCTGTCGTCGTTCGAGACGGAGAAGGCCGACGGCGCGGGCTCCTCGACGCCCGCCGGTACGGATGCCTCGACACCGGTTGGCGGCACGGATGCCTCGACGCCGGTCGGCGGCACGCGATGAGCAGCCCACCGGGCGCAGGCCGGGTCAGCCCCTCCTGCTGCGCCCCCTCCCGCACCGGCGCCGATGCCGTCGCTGCCGAAGCCGTCGGCGCGGGGCGGCTCGCCCTCGCACTCACGCCGCCTGCCGCCCACACCCGGCCGCTCGGCCACGACACCCGTGTCACCCTGCCCGGCGGAACCTTCCGTATGGGCACCGAGGACGCGGACGCGAACCCCGGCGACGGGGAGGGCCCCGTCCGTGAGGTGGCCGTGGACGCGTTCGCCATCGACGCCCACGCCG from Streptomyces sp. NBC_00258 includes:
- a CDS encoding cytochrome P450 family protein, which gives rise to MTDPLQDPRFFADPYSAYAWLRDAAPVRKVATGSGGRYSYLVTGYAEAREAFADPRLSKNTVRFFADRPSQRDLHPAVSQNMLATDPPRHARLRALVTKAFTTGAVARMRPYIAGLADELLDAWPGRGPVDLVESLAVPLPVTVICEMLGVPESDRRLVRTWSSDLFAAGDPRGIDAASHAIGGYMTDLVASRRSSPGESLLDDLIAVRDGQDQLTEDELVSLAVLLLVAGHETTTNFIGNAALALLQHPESLGRLRAEPQLLGSALDELLRFDSPVGIATFRYSTEEFTLGGTVIPEGIPVLIAPGAANRDPNRFPGPDQLDFNRGATGHLAFGHGIHRCLGAPLARAEGELALRAVISRFAGIRLAVPAEELEWRHTRLMRGLASLPLIL
- a CDS encoding SigE family RNA polymerase sigma factor, whose product is MEATSHDEFREFVAMRSTALLQLAVLLTGGDRHAAEDLLQIALMKAYGRWAHIEQPEAYIRQVMYRQQVNRWRLRRHRAETTVPVLPESGSDAGTESDSELRIALWAALGKLTKRQRAVVVLRYFEDLPEAEVAALLRCPVGTVRSTAYRSLAKLRTLVPELGPEGPPEQVQSLSYTPKEVQG
- a CDS encoding PQQ-binding-like beta-propeller repeat protein — its product is MTTEQVEKKVRETLRSVALDRVRAPGDLAEKVVRRRSRRRFSQAAGAAVAVAAISVGAVLGFGGGGAAEHDRPVRPAVSPEGWKPWQSDIQGAGERGCLVEGSALYCSGSKYDAAKFDANTGERLWTVKVNREGDGIDHPFAVRDGVVYAYRNHTADKEPNGDYIGGTDLMAVDADNGEVLWTAEMPQDDRTDQAAMLIDGAVLANTPSLRTMSALDPLTGEEKWRHTWDKGIMCQRAVLSGVPYLLCGQDTEEPGDTDVFRLDPATGSAEKVMTMPGRQQLVGTSGDRMVLIAAKNVGDKDLRLTTVSGSGKQTSHSYRIEGEPANSDIVGDLLISVSWQGKVSAYSLTSGKTLWTGPVGVRMPDKETSTGLAAPVVSASQGVVYFVGPTGDLSGLDLRTGEQVWRGHADTGKQKPGPSFGNPPQLLLYEDALIARNGSGIVSLLPQIRD
- a CDS encoding TetR/AcrR family transcriptional regulator, whose amino-acid sequence is MNNSAPVTARLRGRPRGNPPTRESIVSAARALFLERGYRGTTLRAVAGAAGVDPALIAYHFGSKKSLFADVMQFQCANALAVDDVLGGDPATLPDRLIDAVTNLWEDADFVQLTTQGEEAAEVIREYLERELLARLVEFLGGRDATARATAVVTILGGLIYTRYLNPLPTLAALTPSETRRILTPALRAALTPRPRTGATTRVGRRGSPTSGGRAVRP
- a CDS encoding NAD(P)-dependent oxidoreductase, which codes for MRIAVFGANGPTGRHLTDQALAAGHEVVAVTRRPGSLSTRPGLTVADADATDPAAVDAAIRRTDAVLSVLGARFSKETISTYSASATAITGAMARHGIKRLLAVSSSVADPHWRPTGAHFFNHVLDPLVNRRLGRTLHEDMRRMEAVIRQTNLDWTFVRPSGLFEHPVVTDYHTDEASADGVFTARADLASSMLRELEERRYVRTAMGVVTTAVKPNIAKLIWNEGVKKK
- a CDS encoding pyridoxamine 5'-phosphate oxidase family protein, whose product is MSRATVELPPTTRVFLTRPHTATLTTLRPDGTPHVTPVRFTFDPVTGLARVTTRAGARKARNVAVGGPTACVALCQADGFRWVTLEGRATVTDDPASLAEAIRRYTVRYRAAPPAPPDLVVVEIALDRVLSLNL
- a CDS encoding haloalkane dehalogenase, which encodes MPILPVLDSTLHYRESGDPDGLPFVFLHGNPTSSHLWRNVLPGVAAPGRRLLAPDLIGMGDSGKPELAYSFDDHARYLDAWFDALGLAEAVLVGHDWGGALAFDRAARLPGRVRGLAFTETIVKPLVGDELPSAGRELFILLRTPGVGEEMILEKSMFIEGLPDTLATPLDPADLEVYRRPFPTPHSRRPVLAWTRMMPLDDEPADIVARVEHYDAWLAASPEVPKLLAAFVPGPGAMTDQGAVAWCEENIAGLEVSRHGLAGHHSPEDRPEELAAAINAWADRHGLARQ